In Salinisphaera sp. LB1, one genomic interval encodes:
- the cytX gene encoding putative hydroxymethylpyrimidine transporter CytX, producing the protein MRGFRDIPFFFLWFGAAVSLSEMLAGTLLAPLGLGRALAAIVLGHVIGTTLLVAAGLIGSRENQSAMGTAGAAFGSAGRRLFAALNVLQLVGWTAIMLATGARQFASLAGHLGAVGPIDLWIGVLGLLVAGWAAFARAGIGRLNTLAVVLLIGLLLAVFVRLFFVAGAAPAPMATPMRFGAALELVVVMPLSWLPLVADYNRHATSGGTAAVFTWLGYAIGSAWMYAIGLLMALHFGGLDLGALVSGAPALVAALAVIVLSTVTTTFMDTYSAGVSLRHVAPVASPRVMALAMTAIGTVIALMAPISAYEGFLYTIGALFSPLYAVVLARYFALGERVDEPGVLAWPALGVWAVGVASYYGFLALDTPIGATLPSFAVTALLYVLSRRARAIAHAV; encoded by the coding sequence ATGCGCGGGTTTCGCGACATTCCGTTCTTTTTCCTCTGGTTCGGCGCCGCCGTGTCGTTGTCGGAGATGCTCGCCGGCACGCTGCTCGCCCCGCTGGGGCTGGGCCGTGCGCTGGCCGCGATCGTGCTCGGCCATGTCATCGGCACTACGCTGCTGGTGGCCGCCGGGCTGATCGGCAGCCGCGAGAACCAAAGCGCGATGGGTACGGCGGGCGCGGCCTTCGGCTCGGCCGGGCGGCGCCTGTTCGCGGCCCTCAATGTGCTGCAACTGGTCGGCTGGACGGCAATCATGCTGGCCACCGGCGCGCGCCAGTTCGCGAGCCTGGCCGGGCACCTCGGGGCGGTCGGGCCGATCGATCTGTGGATCGGCGTGCTGGGACTGCTGGTCGCGGGCTGGGCGGCTTTCGCCCGGGCCGGTATCGGTCGGCTCAACACGCTGGCCGTGGTGTTGTTGATCGGGCTGCTACTGGCCGTGTTCGTGCGCCTGTTCTTCGTGGCCGGCGCCGCCCCGGCGCCGATGGCGACGCCGATGCGCTTCGGTGCGGCGCTGGAACTGGTGGTGGTCATGCCGTTGTCCTGGCTGCCGCTGGTGGCCGACTATAACCGCCACGCGACAAGCGGCGGCACCGCGGCCGTGTTCACCTGGCTGGGGTACGCGATCGGCAGCGCGTGGATGTATGCGATCGGCCTGCTCATGGCGCTGCATTTCGGCGGGCTGGATCTCGGCGCACTGGTATCGGGCGCCCCGGCGCTCGTGGCGGCCCTGGCGGTGATCGTGCTCTCGACCGTCACCACGACCTTCATGGACACTTATTCGGCGGGCGTGAGCCTGCGCCATGTCGCGCCCGTGGCCTCGCCGCGCGTAATGGCGCTCGCGATGACGGCGATCGGCACCGTGATCGCGTTGATGGCGCCGATCTCGGCCTACGAAGGATTTCTCTATACCATCGGCGCGCTGTTCTCCCCGCTGTATGCCGTGGTGCTGGCGCGCTATTTCGCGCTCGGCGAGCGCGTCGACGAGCCCGGCGTGCTGGCCTGGCCGGCCTTGGGTGTATGGGCTGTCGGGGTAGCGAGCTACTACGGTTTTCTGGCGCTGGATACGCCGATCGGCGCGACCTTGCCTTCGTTCGCGGTCACGGCGCTGCTCTACGTGCTCAGCCGCCGCGCCCGAGCCATTGCGCACGCGGTCTGA
- a CDS encoding GNAT family N-acetyltransferase, protein MSELVIRPAEPADAERILGFIRELAIYEKAEHEVVATVDAIRERLFGAGATVHALMAEVQDEPVGFAVYFLNFSTWLGRHGIFLEDLYITPSARGQGHATRLLRHLARMAVEHGYGRFEWNVLDWNAPAIAFYESIGATPQSEWIGYRLEGERLKAFASGA, encoded by the coding sequence ATGTCTGAACTTGTGATTCGTCCCGCCGAACCTGCCGACGCCGAGCGTATTCTCGGCTTCATACGGGAACTGGCGATCTACGAAAAAGCCGAGCATGAAGTCGTGGCCACGGTCGACGCTATCCGCGAGCGTCTGTTCGGTGCGGGCGCCACCGTGCATGCCCTGATGGCCGAGGTCCAAGACGAGCCGGTTGGCTTCGCGGTGTATTTTCTCAACTTTTCGACCTGGCTCGGGCGCCACGGCATCTTTCTGGAAGATCTCTATATCACGCCTTCGGCACGCGGGCAGGGTCATGCCACCCGGCTATTGCGCCATCTCGCGCGCATGGCGGTTGAGCACGGCTATGGCCGCTTCGAGTGGAACGTGCTCGACTGGAACGCGCCGGCGATCGCTTTCTATGAGTCGATTGGCGCCACCCCGCAGAGCGAGTGGATCGGTTACCGGCTGGAAGGCGAGCGCTTGAAGGCGTTCGCCAGCGGCGCCTGA
- a CDS encoding EamA family transporter, producing MQAHHRALIARSWPVALLLIAMSAIQSGASLAKMLFPVAGAAGTTSVRLIIASLLLLAVLRPWRRTISAEAWKAIAVYGVALGAMNFLFYQALDRIPLGIAVAFEFTGPLTVAVASSRRVIDLLWVMLAIAGLAVLLWPGSDTTGAVNWPGAACALGAGACWALYILFGQKAGAVHGMHSAVLGVTIAAIVVAPIGIWQAGATLLTPHVLAMGAGVAILSTALPYTLEMIALPRLPTAMFGTLMSLEPAVGALSGLLFLGQELDLWQWLAIGAVMCASIGTTLTPGAETEPHVEEPPRPD from the coding sequence ATGCAAGCCCATCATCGTGCCCTCATTGCCCGGAGCTGGCCCGTCGCCCTGCTTCTGATCGCCATGAGCGCGATCCAGAGTGGCGCCTCGCTGGCGAAGATGCTGTTCCCGGTCGCCGGCGCGGCTGGTACCACATCGGTACGCCTGATCATCGCGTCGCTACTGCTACTGGCCGTGCTGCGCCCGTGGCGCAGGACCATCTCCGCTGAGGCCTGGAAGGCGATCGCGGTCTACGGCGTCGCGCTCGGCGCCATGAACTTCCTGTTTTACCAGGCGCTGGACCGGATTCCACTCGGCATCGCCGTGGCCTTCGAGTTTACCGGCCCGCTCACCGTGGCCGTGGCCTCCTCGCGCCGGGTAATCGATCTGCTCTGGGTCATGCTGGCCATCGCCGGGCTCGCCGTGCTGCTGTGGCCGGGCTCCGACACCACCGGCGCGGTCAACTGGCCCGGGGCCGCCTGCGCGCTCGGCGCCGGCGCCTGCTGGGCGCTGTATATCCTGTTCGGGCAGAAGGCCGGCGCGGTTCACGGCATGCACAGCGCGGTGCTCGGCGTGACCATCGCGGCGATCGTGGTCGCGCCGATCGGCATCTGGCAGGCCGGCGCGACCCTGCTCACGCCGCACGTACTGGCGATGGGCGCCGGGGTGGCGATTCTGTCGACCGCGCTACCCTATACGCTCGAGATGATCGCGCTGCCACGGCTGCCCACCGCCATGTTCGGCACCTTGATGAGCCTGGAGCCCGCGGTTGGCGCCCTGTCCGGCTTGTTGTTTCTCGGCCAGGAACTGGATCTATGGCAATGGCTGGCGATCGGCGCGGTGATGTGTGCTTCCATCGGCACCACGCTCACGCCGGGCGCCGAAACCGAGCCGCATGTCGAGGAACCGCCGCGGCCGGACTGA
- the mgrA gene encoding L-glyceraldehyde 3-phosphate reductase, which produces MSYTPSESRYESMVYRRCGRSGLKLPAVSLGLWHNFGEDTPHETKRAICRTAFDHGITHFDLANNYGPPPGSAERAFGQILKTDFAGYRDELIISSKAGYDMWPGPYGNWGSRKYLIASCDQSLQRLGVDYVDIFYSHRVDPETPLEETMGALDSLVKQGKALYVGISSYNAERTREAAALLAEMGTPCLIHQPSYNMLNRWVERDGLADTLAEIGMGAIAFTPLAQGMLTSKYLGGIPKGSRATQGKSLDPDMLSERAVSHLNKLNDIAGRRGQTLAQMAIAWVLRDERITSALIGASRPEQVEDCARAAGNLSFTEAELDEIDNYATDEDINLWAASSNA; this is translated from the coding sequence ATGTCCTATACCCCGTCGGAGAGCCGCTACGAGTCCATGGTCTATCGCCGCTGTGGGCGCTCGGGGCTGAAGCTCCCCGCGGTATCGCTCGGACTGTGGCACAACTTTGGTGAAGACACGCCGCACGAAACCAAGCGGGCGATCTGCCGTACGGCCTTCGACCACGGCATCACGCATTTCGATCTGGCCAACAACTACGGTCCGCCGCCGGGCTCGGCCGAGCGCGCCTTCGGCCAGATCCTGAAGACCGACTTCGCCGGCTATCGCGACGAATTGATCATCTCGTCCAAGGCTGGCTATGACATGTGGCCCGGTCCCTACGGCAACTGGGGCAGCCGCAAGTACCTGATCGCCTCCTGCGATCAATCGCTCCAGCGCCTGGGTGTGGATTATGTCGACATCTTCTATTCGCACCGGGTCGACCCGGAAACGCCGCTGGAAGAGACGATGGGCGCGCTCGACAGTCTGGTCAAACAGGGCAAGGCGCTGTACGTGGGTATTTCGTCCTACAACGCGGAGCGCACGCGCGAGGCCGCGGCGCTACTCGCCGAGATGGGTACGCCGTGCCTGATCCACCAGCCGAGCTACAACATGCTCAATCGCTGGGTGGAGCGCGACGGGCTGGCCGATACCCTGGCCGAGATCGGCATGGGCGCGATCGCGTTCACGCCGCTGGCCCAGGGGATGCTCACCTCGAAATATCTCGGCGGTATCCCGAAAGGCTCGCGTGCCACGCAAGGCAAGTCGCTGGATCCGGACATGCTCTCGGAGCGGGCGGTGTCGCATCTCAACAAGCTCAACGATATCGCCGGACGACGCGGGCAGACGCTGGCCCAGATGGCGATTGCCTGGGTGCTGCGCGACGAGCGGATCACCTCGGCGTTGATTGGCGCCTCGCGGCCCGAGCAGGTCGAGGACTGCGCCCGGGCCGCCGGCAATCTGTCGTTTACCGAGGCCGAGCTGGACGAGATCGACAACTATGCCACCGACGAGGACATCAACCTCTGGGCGGCGTCCAGCAATGCCTGA
- a CDS encoding arylsulfotransferase family protein translates to MKLSYLANALYVLAVLFLAFAAGIAVSLTQVWPFPLFHDAYKAGMAEWSQSQTAVNPLATDLWRRARTNARGVTVHDAAKMQPGYTLFTSGDGNVARLIDADGRVVHEWKMPFSRVWTKNAAVQHPQKDDLIYMRRAKLLPNGHLLAIYISGNDTPWGYGLVELDADSHIVWRYLAHVHHDLDVTNDGCIVTLTHDFTDQPLSGYGFVPTPYLEDFLVTLSPNGKQLSKLSLTRMLARSPYGISLRRGEPWFADFDPLHVNTVDWLGPNDIKALGFGKPGDVLVMFRQINLLALVDPKAQRIVWAMHGNWLAPHDPHVLANGNILMFDNRGNMKPHNPSRVIEFNPRNDKIVWSYDGSAAQPLDSRIRSTAQRLADGNTLITESDGGRMLEVTKAGQIVWEYVSPIRAGDHHQFIPVLSGGYRIDPASLDPAFRQRLAAREKQIQAHAK, encoded by the coding sequence ATGAAACTGAGCTATCTTGCGAACGCGTTGTATGTGCTAGCGGTCCTGTTTCTGGCTTTCGCGGCCGGCATCGCCGTCAGTCTGACCCAAGTCTGGCCCTTTCCGCTGTTTCACGATGCCTACAAGGCCGGGATGGCCGAATGGTCGCAGTCGCAGACCGCGGTCAATCCGCTGGCCACCGATCTATGGCGTCGTGCGCGCACCAATGCCCGCGGCGTCACCGTGCACGACGCCGCGAAGATGCAGCCGGGCTATACGCTGTTCACCTCGGGTGACGGCAACGTCGCGCGCCTGATCGATGCCGACGGCCGCGTCGTCCATGAATGGAAGATGCCGTTTTCCAGGGTATGGACGAAAAACGCCGCCGTTCAGCATCCGCAGAAGGACGACCTGATCTACATGCGCCGGGCCAAACTGCTGCCCAACGGCCATCTGCTGGCGATCTATATCTCGGGCAACGATACGCCCTGGGGTTATGGCCTGGTCGAGCTCGACGCTGATTCACACATCGTCTGGCGCTATCTGGCACACGTGCATCACGATCTGGATGTCACCAACGACGGCTGTATCGTCACGCTGACCCACGACTTCACCGATCAACCGTTGTCGGGCTATGGCTTCGTGCCCACGCCTTATCTTGAAGATTTCCTGGTCACCCTGTCACCGAACGGCAAACAGCTGTCAAAGCTGTCGCTCACCCGCATGCTGGCACGCTCGCCCTACGGCATATCGCTGCGTCGCGGCGAGCCCTGGTTCGCCGACTTCGACCCGCTGCACGTGAATACGGTTGATTGGCTCGGCCCAAACGACATCAAAGCGCTCGGCTTCGGCAAACCCGGCGACGTGCTCGTCATGTTCCGCCAGATCAATCTGCTGGCGCTGGTGGACCCGAAAGCCCAGCGTATCGTCTGGGCCATGCACGGCAACTGGCTGGCGCCACACGACCCGCACGTGCTGGCCAACGGCAATATCTTGATGTTCGACAACCGCGGTAACATGAAGCCGCACAACCCCTCGCGCGTGATCGAATTCAATCCGCGCAACGACAAGATCGTGTGGTCCTACGACGGTAGCGCGGCTCAGCCGCTGGACAGCCGCATCCGTTCCACCGCCCAACGCCTGGCCGACGGCAACACGCTGATCACTGAATCCGACGGCGGTCGAATGCTCGAAGTCACAAAGGCCGGGCAGATCGTGTGGGAATACGTCAGCCCGATCCGCGCCGGCGATCATCACCAGTTCATCCCGGTGCTCTCCGGCGGGTATCGCATCGACCCGGCCTCGCTCGACCCGGCGTTCCGCCAACGGCTGGCAGCCCGGGAAAAACAGATCCAGGCTCATGCCAAATAA
- a CDS encoding oxygenase MpaB family protein produces the protein MPWLPRGWLDPVHERVRGWIIDTVATHDKFGIDYDAPVGDRGLFGPDSVTWKIHADFPGMMAGGIAALMLQTLHPRALAGVWDHSRFREDPLGRLRNTTTFVAATSYAPTADAERLIDIVDRMHARVVGETPEGEPYDARDPELLTWVHCTEMAMFIEGYKRYRRADLPAGAEDRYFDETRCIAERLGARNVPASKTEMTDYFAAVQPQLRFDERSRATLAVLEAMELPVPVAGVSRRTFLGAGGALLPEWARVHMGRTRRERVLDRAAAAALGRVAPLIRAAMSEGVAMRSARRCGAGREALVFD, from the coding sequence GTGCCTTGGCTACCTCGTGGCTGGCTCGACCCCGTACACGAGCGCGTTCGTGGCTGGATCATCGATACCGTGGCCACGCACGACAAGTTCGGCATCGACTACGATGCGCCGGTCGGTGACCGCGGGCTGTTCGGCCCGGATTCGGTGACGTGGAAGATTCATGCCGACTTCCCGGGCATGATGGCCGGCGGTATCGCCGCGCTCATGCTGCAGACGCTGCACCCCCGCGCGCTGGCCGGTGTGTGGGATCATTCGCGTTTTCGCGAGGACCCGCTCGGCCGGCTGCGCAACACCACGACCTTCGTGGCCGCGACCAGCTACGCGCCGACGGCCGACGCCGAACGCCTGATCGACATCGTGGATCGCATGCATGCCCGTGTGGTGGGCGAGACGCCGGAAGGCGAGCCCTACGACGCGCGCGATCCGGAATTGCTGACCTGGGTGCACTGCACCGAGATGGCGATGTTCATCGAAGGCTACAAGCGCTATCGCCGCGCCGATCTGCCGGCCGGTGCGGAGGACCGTTATTTCGACGAGACGCGCTGCATCGCCGAACGTCTCGGGGCGCGTAACGTACCGGCGTCGAAAACCGAAATGACCGACTATTTCGCGGCCGTCCAGCCCCAGCTGCGCTTCGATGAACGTTCGCGCGCCACATTGGCGGTGCTCGAGGCGATGGAGCTGCCGGTGCCGGTGGCCGGCGTATCGCGCCGGACCTTTCTCGGCGCGGGAGGCGCCTTGTTGCCGGAATGGGCGCGTGTCCACATGGGGCGGACACGGCGCGAGCGGGTGCTCGACCGGGCCGCGGCTGCCGCGCTCGGGCGGGTTGCGCCACTGATCCGGGCTGCCATGAGCGAAGGCGTGGCCATGCGTTCGGCGCGGCGCTGCGGCGCCGGTCGCGAGGCGCTCGTCTTCGACTAA
- a CDS encoding helix-turn-helix domain-containing protein, producing the protein MSNILHSPDGRPDVLVHVATNVRRLRAAAGLSQAALAEAAGVSRRMLVNIEKGDVNVSLNTLDRLAEALGVAFYALVAPPETPDAARIDEVAWAGASTDSQARLLASKTAREQVELWSWSMAPGEVYASDADPAGWANMIVVLAGELTVTLGDDRFVIAAGDFRVFPSDRPHRYANEGDMLLRFVRNVVY; encoded by the coding sequence ATGAGCAATATATTGCACAGCCCCGATGGGCGGCCCGATGTGCTCGTGCATGTCGCGACCAACGTGCGTCGCCTGCGCGCGGCGGCCGGTTTGAGCCAGGCGGCCCTTGCCGAAGCCGCCGGGGTGAGCCGGCGCATGCTGGTCAACATCGAAAAAGGTGACGTCAACGTCAGCCTCAATACCCTCGATCGGCTGGCGGAGGCGTTGGGCGTGGCGTTCTATGCGCTGGTGGCACCGCCGGAGACCCCCGACGCGGCCCGAATCGACGAGGTCGCCTGGGCGGGCGCGAGCACCGACAGCCAGGCCCGGCTGCTCGCCAGCAAGACGGCGCGCGAACAAGTGGAGCTGTGGTCCTGGTCGATGGCGCCCGGCGAGGTTTATGCCTCGGATGCCGATCCGGCGGGCTGGGCCAACATGATCGTGGTGCTGGCCGGCGAACTGACGGTCACGCTGGGCGACGATCGTTTCGTGATCGCGGCGGGGGATTTCCGGGTCTTTCCCAGCGATCGGCCGCATCGTTATGCCAACGAGGGCGATATGCTGTTGCGTTTCGTGCGCAACGTCGTCTATTGA
- a CDS encoding cysteine hydrolase family protein, translated as MPNNATALLLVDFQRAFDAPGLGPRSNPRAEDNALALLAGAPVVHIQHSSTEAGSALAPNRPGHAFKAGFDPAPGELWLSKGVNSAFIGTGLEAELEHLGSRSLVVAGLTTDHCVSTTVRMAGNLGFEVVLAGDASATFQRRAADPTRIDADTVQRVHLASLDGEFCCVRSTAAIRDSMIGRAW; from the coding sequence ATGCCAAATAACGCGACGGCACTGCTGCTGGTGGATTTTCAGCGGGCGTTCGACGCGCCCGGGCTGGGACCGCGCAGCAATCCGCGGGCCGAAGACAACGCGCTCGCATTGCTCGCTGGCGCGCCGGTAGTACATATCCAGCACAGCTCAACCGAAGCCGGCTCGGCGCTGGCCCCGAACCGGCCGGGGCATGCGTTCAAAGCCGGTTTCGACCCGGCGCCGGGCGAGTTGTGGCTCAGCAAGGGCGTCAACAGTGCGTTCATCGGCACCGGCCTCGAAGCCGAACTCGAGCATTTAGGCAGCCGATCCCTGGTCGTTGCCGGCCTGACCACCGACCATTGTGTCTCGACCACCGTTCGCATGGCGGGCAATCTCGGCTTCGAGGTGGTGCTGGCCGGGGATGCGAGCGCGACCTTCCAACGCCGGGCGGCCGACCCCACCCGGATCGATGCCGACACGGTGCAGCGCGTCCATCTGGCCAGCCTCGATGGCGAGTTCTGTTGCGTACGCAGTACGGCGGCGATCCGCGACTCGATGATCGGCCGGGCCTGGTGA
- a CDS encoding amidase has protein sequence MSDHDTDLGLMDAGQLSELFASGEASPLEATRAALDRIDRFNDEVNAYVYVDREGAEQAAAESARRWGQGTQRSEIDGVPVSLKDLTEVAGMPAREGSATTSTALCETDAPPAARLREAGAILLGKTNTPEFGWKAVTDNRVFGATCNPWDTRLTPGGSSGGAAAAAALNMGVLHQGGDSGGSIRIPAAFTGVFGLKPSFGWVPQWPPSKMATLSHIGPITRHPRDAARMLNVIGRYDFRDPYAKRGQPDDWGEDLECDLRGLRIAYSKDLGYAQVDPQIAARVKEAAEKLEDLGAEIVEVHPGFSSPIEVFRRLWFTASLAVWTQCDEATKQLMDPGLVRNARKAERWSALDLFQAFDERAKLTQQLEHFNQDYHLLMTPSVPIAPFEINHEVPPGSDMTDWEEWAPFSYPFNISQQPAASVPCGFTDSGLPVGFQLAGGMFDDVRVLRAANAYLDAHPARLPRVPDPALYG, from the coding sequence ATGAGCGATCACGATACCGATCTCGGCCTGATGGACGCCGGCCAGTTGTCCGAACTGTTTGCCTCCGGCGAGGCTTCCCCCCTGGAGGCCACCCGCGCTGCGCTCGATCGTATCGATCGCTTCAACGATGAGGTCAACGCCTATGTCTACGTCGACCGCGAAGGCGCGGAACAAGCTGCCGCCGAGTCGGCGCGGCGTTGGGGGCAGGGCACGCAACGCTCGGAAATCGACGGTGTGCCGGTTTCCCTCAAGGATCTGACCGAGGTCGCCGGCATGCCGGCTCGGGAAGGCTCGGCGACGACCAGTACGGCGCTGTGCGAGACCGATGCCCCGCCGGCTGCGCGCCTGCGCGAGGCCGGCGCCATATTGCTGGGCAAGACCAATACACCCGAGTTCGGCTGGAAGGCGGTGACCGACAATCGTGTGTTCGGCGCCACCTGCAATCCGTGGGACACGCGTCTCACGCCCGGCGGATCCTCCGGCGGGGCTGCTGCGGCTGCCGCGCTCAATATGGGGGTGCTGCATCAAGGCGGCGATTCCGGTGGTTCGATCCGTATCCCGGCGGCGTTCACCGGTGTGTTCGGCCTCAAGCCGAGCTTCGGCTGGGTTCCCCAGTGGCCGCCGTCGAAGATGGCCACCCTGTCACACATCGGCCCGATAACCCGGCATCCCCGCGACGCGGCCCGCATGCTCAACGTGATCGGCCGCTACGATTTTCGCGACCCCTATGCCAAGCGTGGCCAGCCCGATGATTGGGGCGAGGATCTGGAATGTGATCTGCGCGGTCTGCGTATCGCCTATTCGAAGGATCTGGGCTATGCCCAGGTCGACCCGCAGATCGCCGCGCGGGTCAAGGAAGCAGCCGAAAAACTGGAGGATCTCGGCGCCGAGATCGTCGAAGTTCACCCCGGGTTTTCCTCGCCGATCGAGGTGTTCCGCCGCCTCTGGTTCACCGCCTCGCTCGCGGTCTGGACGCAATGCGACGAAGCGACCAAGCAGTTGATGGATCCGGGCCTGGTCCGCAATGCCCGGAAGGCCGAGCGTTGGAGCGCGCTCGATCTGTTCCAAGCGTTCGACGAACGCGCCAAGCTCACCCAGCAGTTGGAACATTTCAACCAGGACTATCATCTGCTGATGACGCCGTCGGTGCCAATCGCGCCGTTCGAGATCAATCACGAAGTGCCGCCGGGCAGCGACATGACGGACTGGGAAGAATGGGCGCCATTCTCCTATCCATTCAACATCAGCCAGCAGCCGGCGGCGTCGGTCCCCTGTGGGTTCACGGATTCGGGGCTGCCCGTGGGCTTTCAGCTCGCCGGCGGCATGTTCGATGACGTTCGCGTACTGCGCGCGGCCAATGCCTACCTCGATGCGCATCCCGCGCGTTTGCCGCGGGTACCGGATCCGGCGCTTTACGGCTGA
- a CDS encoding methyl-accepting chemotaxis protein: protein MSSVKAKITWAFGSTILAWVVLCALSLYAVAQLNAKNDALYSTNLRGVSALAETSQTYATMLQNIRGRLHAGQPGDIKALADELKDARQSLQAHWSDYYPARVSSPAERKQADKLQKTFDKLNPKLDKFAKVLRQGKTFLANAYYNAQLSLPLTMAARKLYDLRDSEMSAAKRVHAKSGQIAKWLSLLIAGTCAAALLAGVIVAVILVRLVTRPLAQARQLAESIGDGHLDNEIAHSRRDEFGAMLTALGGMQQRLVDTVSDVRSSSESVGASASQIASGSEELNARTQRQAASLEETAASMEQMTATVKQNADNAVEAETLARDVQTRSDDGSSVARSAVAAMGEIDASSRQITDIVSLIEDIAFQTNLLALNASVEAARAGEQGRGFAVVASEVRNLANRSASAVDDIKALVADSASKVADGSKQVSLCGEALETINTRIHKVSALIAEIASASREQAGGIEQVNLAIADMDSSTQENAALVEESAAASHDLQSRAQELFTKMSVFHLGQHAPPARQEQPSDESADAAPVREDKQAEVPPAASSEPSAASEASEQPKARRAPTRTRESAETPAADEPAAEADEWATF from the coding sequence TTGTCGAGTGTCAAAGCGAAAATCACCTGGGCCTTCGGGAGCACCATTCTGGCGTGGGTGGTGCTCTGCGCGCTGTCGCTCTACGCAGTGGCACAGCTCAATGCGAAAAACGATGCATTGTATTCCACCAATCTGCGGGGCGTGAGTGCGCTGGCCGAGACCAGCCAGACCTACGCGACCATGCTGCAGAATATCCGTGGCCGTCTGCATGCCGGCCAGCCCGGCGACATCAAGGCCCTGGCCGATGAATTGAAGGACGCGCGCCAGTCGCTGCAGGCCCATTGGAGCGATTATTACCCGGCGCGTGTTTCGTCGCCTGCCGAGCGCAAGCAGGCCGACAAGCTGCAGAAGACATTCGACAAGCTCAATCCCAAGCTCGACAAGTTCGCGAAAGTGCTGCGCCAGGGCAAGACCTTTCTCGCCAACGCCTATTACAATGCCCAGCTGTCGCTGCCGCTGACCATGGCCGCGCGTAAGCTCTACGATTTGCGCGATAGTGAAATGTCGGCCGCCAAGCGTGTTCACGCCAAAAGCGGGCAGATTGCGAAATGGCTGTCGCTGCTGATCGCGGGTACGTGCGCGGCGGCGCTCCTGGCGGGCGTGATCGTGGCCGTGATCCTGGTGCGTCTGGTGACGCGGCCGCTGGCCCAGGCGCGGCAGCTGGCTGAGTCGATCGGCGATGGCCACCTGGATAACGAGATCGCCCATTCGCGCCGCGACGAGTTCGGCGCCATGCTGACCGCCCTCGGCGGGATGCAGCAGCGCCTGGTCGATACCGTGAGCGACGTCCGGAGCAGTTCGGAGTCGGTCGGCGCCAGCGCGTCCCAGATTGCCAGTGGCAGTGAGGAACTCAATGCCCGGACCCAGCGCCAGGCGGCCAGTCTCGAGGAGACTGCGGCGTCCATGGAGCAGATGACGGCCACCGTGAAGCAGAACGCCGATAACGCGGTCGAGGCGGAAACGCTGGCGCGTGATGTGCAGACCCGGTCCGACGACGGCAGTTCGGTGGCGCGCAGCGCCGTGGCGGCCATGGGCGAGATTGATGCCTCTAGCCGCCAGATCACCGACATCGTGAGCCTGATCGAAGATATCGCCTTTCAGACCAATCTGTTGGCCCTCAATGCGTCGGTCGAGGCGGCGCGGGCCGGCGAGCAGGGGCGGGGCTTTGCCGTGGTCGCCAGCGAAGTGCGCAACCTGGCTAATCGCAGTGCCAGCGCGGTCGACGATATCAAGGCTCTGGTGGCCGACAGTGCCTCGAAAGTCGCCGATGGCTCCAAGCAGGTCAGCCTGTGCGGCGAAGCGCTGGAGACCATCAATACGCGTATCCACAAGGTGAGCGCGCTGATCGCCGAGATCGCCTCGGCCAGTCGCGAACAGGCCGGCGGCATCGAACAGGTCAATCTGGCGATCGCCGACATGGATTCGAGCACGCAGGAGAACGCGGCGCTGGTCGAGGAATCCGCCGCGGCAAGCCACGACCTCCAAAGCCGTGCGCAGGAACTGTTCACCAAAATGTCAGTCTTCCACCTGGGGCAGCATGCGCCGCCGGCCCGCCAGGAGCAGCCATCGGATGAGTCGGCCGATGCAGCCCCGGTGCGCGAGGACAAGCAGGCTGAGGTCCCGCCTGCGGCGTCTTCCGAGCCTTCGGCGGCGTCCGAGGCGTCCGAGCAGCCCAAGGCCCGGCGGGCGCCGACTCGAACGCGCGAGTCGGCGGAGACACCGGCGGCCGACGAGCCGGCCGCCGAAGCGGACGAGTGGGCGACGTTTTAG